Proteins from a single region of Chryseobacterium sp. T16E-39:
- a CDS encoding GH3 auxin-responsive promoter family protein, whose translation MATKALFNTVVNWFIRQRIDQIQNFMNHPIETQKGILFSQLFHAEDTEYGKKYGFNSISSYQDFKNKVPVVTYEDFEPYIERARQGYKDVSWPGYIKHFAKSSGTTNAKSKFIPISAESLEYCHMKAGKDMVSIYANNHPENQLFTNKNLRLGGSSELYADFNTKFGDLSAILIDNLPFWVEITTTPSKKVSLMSEWESKLKAIISEVKNEDVGSLLGVPSWMLVLLQRVLKETDVQNISELWPNLEVFFHGGISFKPYKEQYSQIIGKSINYYEIYNASEGFFGIQDRSNSDEMLLMLDYGIFYEFIPMDQFHLSDPPVVSLEDVEVGKNYAMVITTNGGLWRYLIGDTVVFTSVNPFRVKISGRTKHYINAFGEELMITNVELALSKACQETGAAITDFTGAPVFMKENESGAHEWIFEFSKNPDNLEGFIAAFDDNLKAVNSDYEAKRYNDITLKKPIVHIARPNLFYCWLESKGKLGGQNKVPRLSNDREYIDPLLELNKN comes from the coding sequence ATGGCAACGAAAGCACTCTTCAATACTGTGGTCAATTGGTTTATCCGTCAAAGGATAGATCAGATCCAGAATTTCATGAACCATCCTATTGAAACACAGAAAGGTATATTATTCTCTCAGTTGTTTCATGCTGAAGACACTGAATATGGTAAGAAGTATGGATTTAATTCAATTTCGAGTTATCAGGACTTTAAAAACAAAGTTCCGGTAGTTACCTACGAAGACTTTGAACCTTATATCGAAAGAGCCAGACAAGGCTATAAAGATGTAAGCTGGCCAGGCTATATTAAGCATTTTGCAAAATCCTCAGGAACGACTAATGCAAAAAGTAAATTCATCCCTATTTCCGCTGAAAGCCTCGAATATTGCCATATGAAGGCCGGGAAAGATATGGTATCAATCTACGCCAACAACCATCCTGAAAATCAACTTTTCACTAATAAAAACTTGCGTTTGGGAGGAAGTTCTGAACTGTATGCCGACTTCAACACTAAATTTGGTGATTTATCCGCTATTCTTATAGACAACCTTCCTTTCTGGGTGGAAATCACTACAACACCAAGCAAAAAGGTTTCATTAATGTCAGAATGGGAAAGTAAGCTTAAAGCTATTATCTCGGAAGTTAAAAACGAAGATGTAGGAAGTCTTCTCGGAGTTCCCAGCTGGATGCTCGTTTTGCTGCAAAGGGTTTTAAAAGAAACAGATGTGCAGAATATTTCCGAGCTGTGGCCTAATTTAGAAGTATTTTTTCACGGCGGAATAAGCTTTAAACCCTATAAAGAACAATACAGCCAGATCATTGGAAAGAGCATTAATTACTACGAAATCTACAATGCTTCTGAAGGCTTTTTTGGTATTCAGGACAGATCGAACAGTGATGAAATGCTTTTAATGCTTGACTATGGAATTTTTTATGAATTTATTCCTATGGATCAATTTCATCTTTCTGATCCTCCGGTAGTAAGTCTTGAAGACGTTGAAGTTGGAAAGAATTACGCAATGGTCATCACTACCAATGGCGGATTATGGAGATATCTGATTGGAGATACAGTCGTATTTACTTCCGTTAATCCATTCAGGGTAAAAATTTCAGGAAGAACTAAACATTATATTAACGCCTTTGGAGAGGAACTTATGATTACTAATGTAGAATTAGCACTTTCCAAAGCCTGTCAGGAAACAGGAGCGGCCATTACAGACTTTACAGGAGCCCCTGTTTTCATGAAAGAAAATGAAAGCGGTGCTCATGAATGGATATTTGAATTCAGTAAAAATCCGGACAATCTGGAAGGTTTTATCGCAGCTTTCGATGATAACCTTAAAGCGGTAAATTCTGATTACGAAGCTAAAAGATATAACGATATTACATTAAAGAAGCCAATTGTTCATATTGCACGTCCCAATTTATTTTACTGTTGGCTGGAATCGAAAGGAAAACTGGGTGGGCAAAATAAAGTTCCCAGACTTAGTAACGACCGGGAATATATAGATCCTTTATTAGAACTCAACAAAAACTAA
- a CDS encoding cell division protein FtsQ/DivIB, whose product MKNKYRILKIAITVILLGFLLSFSLKKFSGQKITDNKISVKLSEKTPVYFVDEKDIREIVKKENPSGKVGDLNIPSLEKKINALPAVDSANVYLNLNGKLNLDIKQRVPVFRLNKEGRDFYVDEKGVEFPISKTYSHPCMLVTGNVKPDEYEKLAELVGKIDKDDFSKRYFIGISKDKDDYNLLTSEGNYKVEIGDLDNIEFKVKGFKAFVEKYLVYQDPQKYNMISVKYQNQIVTTLNPYFKENDSILNAGRKELAKAPIATAMKKTEPKTKTKEVKKQNSTSKQKESTKPKTTQPKETKKIAEKKPAAKPKGKVKIE is encoded by the coding sequence ATGAAAAATAAATACAGAATATTAAAAATTGCTATCACAGTAATCCTTCTTGGTTTTCTGCTGAGTTTCTCTTTAAAGAAATTTAGTGGCCAGAAGATTACGGATAATAAGATATCTGTAAAATTAAGTGAAAAGACTCCTGTTTATTTTGTTGATGAAAAAGATATCAGAGAGATTGTAAAAAAGGAAAATCCATCCGGAAAAGTAGGAGATCTTAACATTCCTTCGCTGGAAAAAAAGATCAATGCGCTTCCGGCGGTAGATAGTGCTAATGTCTATTTAAACTTAAATGGAAAACTTAATCTGGATATAAAACAAAGAGTTCCTGTTTTCAGATTAAATAAAGAGGGAAGAGACTTTTATGTAGATGAAAAAGGAGTGGAATTCCCCATTTCGAAAACCTATTCACATCCATGTATGCTCGTGACAGGAAATGTAAAACCGGATGAGTATGAAAAACTGGCTGAGCTGGTAGGAAAAATTGATAAAGACGATTTCAGTAAAAGATACTTTATTGGGATCTCAAAAGATAAAGATGACTACAACCTTCTTACAAGTGAGGGAAATTATAAAGTGGAAATCGGAGATTTAGATAATATAGAATTTAAAGTAAAAGGTTTTAAAGCTTTTGTTGAGAAATATCTTGTGTATCAGGATCCTCAGAAGTACAATATGATCTCTGTAAAATATCAGAATCAGATCGTAACCACTTTAAATCCTTATTTTAAAGAAAATGACAGTATTCTGAATGCCGGACGTAAAGAATTGGCAAAGGCTCCAATCGCAACGGCCATGAAGAAAACTGAACCTAAAACAAAAACGAAAGAGGTTAAAAAGCAAAACTCCACTTCCAAACAGAAGGAAAGTACAAAACCAAAAACGACCCAACCAAAGGAAACAAAAAAGATCGCTGAGAAGAAACCGGCAGCAAAGCCAAAAGGAAAAGTTAAAATAGAATAA
- the ftsZ gene encoding cell division protein FtsZ, with protein sequence MENIGTQGFSFDLPKGNSSIIKVIGVGGGGNNALKHMYEKGIHGVDFVICNTDAQTLDNNPVSNKVQLGTTITEGLGAGADPEVGEKSAIESIEEIKAAMGQNTKMVFITAGMGGGTGTGAAPVIAKVAKDMGILTVGIVTVPFSFEGKRRLEQAENGLDKLRNNVDSLIVINNDKLRQQFGNLGFKQGFSKADEVLTNAAKGMAEVITGYFDVNIDFRDAKSVLQNSGTALMSTGTASGENKAEEAVRKALDSPLLNDNKITGAKNVLLLIRSGAEEVTMDEIGIIMDHIQKEAGNTADIIFGVGADEELGDAVSVLVIATGFSNEDKKFAGPTEKIRIGLNDKLDSYKASPFKTREEREVAPEEGYTFGGKNLFRLDDEDQDNTQFKTSTEKKMIIEDEEVKTEIKFSEREEDTLDSPIQNWRNEEEEQDAYNLFSFDEDNDPNDLEIQSFSFETTEERKDQPSNSSSVSSFSEEKPVEFSFFVNEPVNEPKADYGQPKAEYTPSNTVSQIVEEPVQKIETFFQPVKEVPAVEDKPVVENKVEIETPSSSESEFTFVNKTIDQERVIERRNKLKEFNSRYQSFDNVNEFESIPAFKRKNISIDGTNASDQNINTYLSENNGSMQIRENRFLNKDVD encoded by the coding sequence ATGGAAAATATAGGTACACAAGGGTTTTCATTTGATTTGCCAAAAGGAAATTCATCAATCATCAAAGTAATTGGTGTTGGTGGCGGTGGAAACAACGCCCTTAAACACATGTACGAGAAAGGGATTCACGGTGTTGATTTCGTGATCTGCAATACGGATGCTCAAACTTTGGATAATAACCCCGTCTCCAATAAGGTTCAGTTGGGAACTACCATTACTGAAGGTCTTGGAGCTGGTGCTGATCCTGAAGTTGGGGAAAAATCAGCTATTGAAAGTATTGAAGAGATCAAGGCTGCAATGGGACAAAACACGAAGATGGTTTTTATTACTGCAGGAATGGGTGGTGGAACCGGAACGGGTGCAGCTCCTGTTATTGCTAAAGTAGCCAAAGACATGGGAATTTTAACAGTAGGTATTGTTACGGTTCCATTTAGCTTCGAAGGCAAAAGAAGGCTTGAACAGGCTGAAAATGGTCTCGATAAATTAAGAAACAATGTTGACTCATTAATTGTCATCAATAACGATAAATTAAGACAGCAATTTGGTAATCTTGGATTCAAACAAGGATTCTCAAAAGCCGATGAAGTTTTAACCAATGCAGCAAAAGGTATGGCAGAGGTTATTACTGGTTACTTCGATGTAAACATTGACTTTAGAGATGCTAAATCTGTACTTCAGAACTCTGGTACGGCTCTTATGTCAACGGGTACCGCTTCAGGAGAAAACAAAGCAGAAGAAGCAGTAAGAAAAGCTCTTGACTCTCCATTATTGAATGACAATAAAATTACAGGAGCTAAAAATGTACTATTATTGATCAGAAGTGGTGCTGAAGAAGTGACCATGGATGAGATCGGTATCATCATGGATCATATTCAAAAAGAGGCAGGAAATACTGCTGATATTATCTTTGGAGTTGGTGCTGATGAAGAATTAGGAGATGCAGTAAGTGTTCTTGTTATTGCTACAGGATTTTCAAATGAAGACAAAAAATTTGCTGGTCCTACGGAAAAAATCAGAATCGGTTTAAACGATAAATTGGATTCTTATAAAGCCTCTCCATTTAAGACAAGAGAAGAAAGAGAAGTTGCCCCTGAAGAAGGCTATACTTTTGGTGGAAAAAATCTTTTCAGATTGGATGATGAAGACCAGGATAATACCCAGTTCAAGACCTCTACTGAAAAAAAAATGATTATTGAGGATGAAGAAGTTAAAACAGAAATAAAATTCTCTGAAAGAGAGGAAGATACATTAGACAGCCCTATTCAGAATTGGAGAAACGAAGAAGAAGAGCAGGATGCTTACAACTTATTTTCTTTTGATGAGGATAACGATCCAAATGATCTGGAAATCCAGTCTTTCTCATTTGAAACTACAGAAGAAAGAAAAGACCAGCCTTCCAACAGTTCTTCTGTTTCATCTTTTTCTGAGGAAAAACCGGTTGAATTCAGCTTCTTTGTGAATGAACCTGTGAATGAGCCGAAAGCAGATTATGGTCAGCCAAAAGCAGAATATACTCCTTCCAATACAGTGAGTCAGATCGTAGAAGAGCCTGTTCAAAAAATTGAAACATTCTTTCAGCCGGTAAAAGAAGTTCCTGCTGTTGAAGACAAACCTGTCGTAGAGAATAAAGTAGAAATCGAAACTCCGAGCTCATCAGAAAGCGAATTTACGTTCGTTAATAAAACTATTGATCAGGAAAGAGTTATCGAAAGAAGAAATAAATTAAAGGAATTCAACTCCCGCTATCAGAGCTTTGATAATGTGAATGAGTTCGAATCTATTCCTGCTTTTAAAAGAAAGAATATCTCTATTGACGGAACCAATGCTTCAGATCAAAATATCAATACTTATTTATCTGAAAATAATGGTTCTATGCAGATTAGGGAAAACCGATTTTTAAATAAGGACGTAGACTAA
- the murG gene encoding undecaprenyldiphospho-muramoylpentapeptide beta-N-acetylglucosaminyltransferase codes for MNKKLKVLLSGGGTGGHIFPAIAIADEIRKRFPDTEFLFIGANGKMEMEKVPQAGYHIEGIDIAGIDRGNLLSNLGLPFKILKSLSRSKKIIKRFAPDFAIGTGGFASGPALYEASKLGIPIFIQEQNAHAGVTNKILSKKAKAVFTAYPQVEGFPTEKIKFLGNPIRENIISGMEETSQAKEKMGLDKDKLTILSVGGSLGSRTLNNAWKSHFDEIINKDYQLIWQTGKLDYAAIIEETKDKTNSNIQILEFIKDMERAYSAADIIVSRAGAIAISELAVAQKPVLLIPFPFAAEDHQTKNAMNLVEKDAARMVKDSEMQEKFWNTLQEICESENIRKEMSKNLEYFAKPNAAKEIVDEIFIKLQ; via the coding sequence ATGAACAAGAAACTAAAAGTATTATTATCCGGTGGCGGAACAGGAGGACATATCTTCCCAGCTATCGCTATTGCTGATGAGATCAGGAAGAGATTTCCGGATACAGAATTCTTGTTTATAGGCGCCAATGGAAAAATGGAAATGGAAAAAGTTCCACAAGCTGGTTATCACATTGAAGGAATTGATATTGCTGGTATCGACAGAGGTAACCTGTTATCCAATTTAGGACTGCCTTTTAAAATTTTAAAAAGCTTATCCAGATCAAAAAAGATCATCAAGCGCTTTGCTCCTGATTTCGCCATCGGAACAGGTGGATTTGCAAGTGGTCCCGCTTTGTATGAAGCCAGTAAATTGGGAATTCCAATTTTTATTCAAGAGCAAAATGCACATGCAGGAGTTACGAATAAAATTTTAAGTAAAAAGGCAAAAGCTGTTTTTACAGCCTATCCTCAGGTAGAAGGCTTTCCCACTGAAAAAATTAAGTTTCTGGGCAATCCTATTCGTGAGAATATTATTTCCGGAATGGAAGAAACTTCCCAGGCAAAAGAAAAAATGGGATTAGATAAAGACAAACTAACCATCCTTTCTGTGGGAGGATCTTTAGGATCCAGAACTTTAAATAATGCCTGGAAATCTCATTTCGATGAAATTATAAACAAAGATTATCAGCTGATCTGGCAAACCGGAAAGCTTGATTATGCAGCTATTATTGAAGAAACAAAAGATAAAACAAACAGTAACATCCAGATTCTTGAATTTATAAAAGATATGGAAAGAGCTTATTCTGCGGCAGATATTATTGTTTCAAGAGCAGGGGCTATTGCCATTTCAGAACTTGCAGTGGCACAAAAACCTGTGTTATTGATTCCTTTCCCGTTTGCGGCAGAGGACCATCAAACGAAAAATGCAATGAATCTGGTTGAAAAAGACGCCGCCAGAATGGTAAAAGACTCTGAAATGCAGGAAAAGTTCTGGAATACACTTCAGGAAATCTGTGAGAGTGAAAATATAAGAAAAGAAATGTCTAAAAATTTAGAATATTTCGCTAAACCTAATGCAGCAAAGGAAATTGTCGATGAAATTTTTATAAAACTACAATAA
- the murC gene encoding UDP-N-acetylmuramate--L-alanine ligase encodes MKLLETYQTFYFVGIGGIGMSALARYFNASGKKVLGYDKTNTKLTQQLMSEGIDIVFEDLIGEKVTSLQKENTLIIYTPAIKILGILDYFNQNDFNVLKRAKVLGLITENTDCIAVAGTHGKTTTSTLVSHLCKEADLPFSCFLGGISENFKSNFLYNGSQYSVVEADEYDRSFLNLSPDWAVITSTDADHLDIYGDKNHIEEGFRQFAALVPEDKKLFVRKGIEIGRDHQTYAVNEKADYYSDNLRMDHDKIYFDFHTPTETIKDFIWEIPGIHNVENATVALAILHNLGVDFETLKKAIARFKGIKRRYTKHSYKSGKIYIDDYAHHPTEINAVVSSIKTFYPDKKLLVAFQPHLFSRTRDFADGFAESLSNADELILLDIYPARELQENFEGITSKWLLEKVTLDKKEGSTLAEAFEKIKEKDFDILLTVGAGNIDTLYDPICEWLTLNDN; translated from the coding sequence ATGAAATTATTAGAAACATATCAGACTTTTTACTTCGTGGGAATCGGAGGCATCGGCATGAGTGCCCTGGCTCGTTATTTTAATGCCTCAGGTAAAAAGGTTTTAGGTTATGATAAAACCAACACCAAGCTTACTCAACAATTGATGAGTGAGGGAATTGATATTGTTTTTGAGGATTTGATCGGTGAAAAGGTAACTTCTCTTCAAAAAGAGAATACACTGATCATTTATACCCCGGCCATCAAAATATTAGGGATTTTAGATTATTTTAATCAAAATGATTTTAACGTTTTAAAGCGTGCAAAAGTATTAGGGTTAATTACTGAAAATACAGACTGTATAGCAGTTGCAGGAACTCACGGTAAAACGACAACTTCTACTTTGGTTTCTCATTTATGCAAAGAAGCAGACTTACCATTTTCATGTTTTCTGGGAGGTATTTCAGAAAATTTCAAATCCAACTTTCTGTATAACGGTTCTCAATATTCTGTGGTAGAAGCAGATGAATATGACAGAAGTTTTCTCAACCTTTCTCCGGATTGGGCAGTGATCACTTCTACGGACGCAGATCACCTGGATATTTATGGAGATAAAAATCATATTGAAGAAGGATTTCGCCAGTTTGCAGCTTTAGTCCCTGAAGATAAAAAGCTCTTTGTAAGAAAAGGAATTGAAATTGGAAGAGACCATCAGACATACGCTGTTAACGAAAAGGCTGATTACTATTCCGACAACCTTCGTATGGATCATGATAAGATCTATTTTGACTTTCATACTCCAACAGAAACCATAAAAGATTTTATCTGGGAGATTCCGGGAATCCATAATGTGGAAAACGCTACAGTTGCTCTAGCAATTCTCCACAATTTAGGAGTAGATTTTGAAACACTGAAAAAAGCAATTGCCCGTTTTAAGGGAATTAAAAGAAGATATACAAAACATAGCTATAAGAGCGGTAAAATATATATTGATGACTATGCCCACCACCCTACAGAGATCAATGCGGTGGTAAGTTCTATCAAAACTTTTTATCCAGATAAAAAATTATTGGTTGCTTTCCAGCCTCACTTGTTCAGCAGAACAAGAGATTTTGCAGATGGCTTTGCTGAAAGCTTAAGCAATGCAGATGAGTTGATCTTATTAGATATCTATCCTGCAAGAGAGTTACAGGAAAATTTTGAAGGAATTACTTCAAAATGGTTGCTGGAAAAAGTGACATTAGATAAAAAAGAGGGTTCAACATTGGCGGAAGCCTTTGAAAAGATAAAAGAAAAAGATTTTGACATCCTGCTTACCGTAGGTGCCGGAAATATAGACACCCTATATGATCCGATATGTGAATGGTTGACTTTAAATGATAATTAG
- a CDS encoding GatB/YqeY domain-containing protein: MSLENIISEAIKTAMRAKDRVALDSLRAVKSQILLLQTEARGAEVSAEQEIAILQRMIKQRKDSYEQFSAQGRTDLAEVEEAQMKVIEKFLPQQLTSEELEVEIKNIISETGAESIKDLGKVMGIASKNLAGKSDGKSISEMAKKLLS; the protein is encoded by the coding sequence ATGAGTTTAGAAAATATAATAAGCGAGGCTATAAAAACAGCGATGAGAGCAAAGGACAGAGTTGCCCTGGATTCTCTTCGTGCTGTAAAATCTCAAATTCTTCTTTTACAAACCGAAGCGAGAGGAGCTGAAGTTTCAGCAGAACAAGAGATTGCCATTTTACAGAGAATGATTAAACAACGTAAGGATTCTTACGAACAGTTTTCTGCTCAGGGAAGAACAGATTTAGCAGAAGTGGAAGAAGCTCAGATGAAAGTGATTGAGAAATTCTTACCTCAGCAGCTTACTTCAGAAGAGCTGGAAGTAGAAATTAAAAATATTATTTCTGAAACCGGAGCTGAATCCATAAAAGATTTAGGAAAGGTAATGGGAATTGCTTCAAAAAATTTGGCCGGGAAATCAGATGGAAAAAGTATTTCCGAAATGGCCAAGAAGCTTCTTTCGTAG
- a CDS encoding FtsW/RodA/SpoVE family cell cycle protein — protein MNEQDTESRFEFLKGDKVLWMVILVISIFSIFPVYSASSNLEYIVNNGTTTGHVIKHMFFVVLGLGIMRLVGTVKYEYIGKLSSILLGLMIILLVVTMFTGQTIDGASASRWLKIPGTPISFQPSSFAFLMLVIYLCRYLTKKITRERLPIENIMYIFGPILLVFILVAKDNGSTALMILMVSVIVLVIGQLHWKYIAGFISASFIAIVLFLLVALNTNLIGGNRVHTWMSRVETFTSSKAKSADVDDESVKAKNYQVMQAKAAIVHGGITGMGPGKSALKQMLPQSASDFIFAVIVEEYGLIGAAFLICMYLIMVIRIVMIASKMPAFFGSLLVLSLGVMIFIQLSVNIAVAINLIPVTGQPLPLISYGGTSMLVTYLQLGIILNISSRIQIYDEEGMGKKQSISEINDIA, from the coding sequence ATGAACGAACAGGACACAGAAAGCAGATTTGAATTTCTAAAGGGAGATAAAGTACTTTGGATGGTCATTCTTGTGATTTCTATTTTCTCTATTTTCCCTGTATATTCTGCAAGTTCGAATCTGGAATATATCGTAAATAACGGGACTACAACAGGTCACGTTATCAAACACATGTTCTTTGTGGTCTTAGGTTTAGGAATCATGAGATTGGTAGGAACCGTAAAATATGAATACATCGGAAAGCTGAGCAGCATATTGCTTGGTCTGATGATTATTTTGCTTGTTGTCACCATGTTTACAGGACAAACTATCGATGGAGCCAGTGCTTCAAGATGGTTGAAAATTCCGGGAACTCCGATTTCATTTCAGCCATCATCATTTGCTTTCCTTATGCTGGTCATTTATCTGTGTAGATATTTAACCAAAAAGATTACGCGAGAAAGGCTTCCGATAGAGAACATTATGTACATCTTCGGCCCTATTCTTCTTGTCTTTATATTAGTGGCAAAAGACAATGGATCCACCGCTTTAATGATTCTAATGGTCTCAGTTATTGTATTGGTTATCGGACAGCTTCACTGGAAATATATTGCAGGTTTTATTTCTGCATCATTTATAGCCATCGTTCTGTTTTTACTGGTTGCCCTGAATACCAATTTAATTGGAGGAAACCGTGTTCATACGTGGATGAGCCGTGTGGAAACATTTACCTCAAGTAAGGCCAAATCAGCTGATGTTGACGATGAAAGTGTAAAAGCAAAAAATTATCAGGTCATGCAGGCTAAGGCAGCCATTGTGCATGGAGGAATTACAGGAATGGGACCAGGGAAAAGTGCTTTGAAGCAAATGCTTCCACAATCTGCGTCCGACTTTATTTTTGCCGTAATTGTTGAAGAATATGGGCTAATTGGAGCCGCATTCCTTATCTGTATGTATTTGATCATGGTGATCCGGATCGTAATGATAGCCAGTAAAATGCCCGCATTCTTTGGGTCATTACTCGTTCTCAGTCTCGGTGTAATGATCTTTATACAGCTCTCCGTGAATATTGCTGTGGCCATTAATCTTATCCCGGTAACAGGACAGCCATTACCTTTGATCAGCTACGGGGGTACATCGATGTTGGTTACTTATTTGCAGTTAGGAATTATTTTAAATATAAGCTCAAGGATACAGATTTATGATGAAGAAGGTATGGGCAAAAAACAAAGTATCTCAGAAATAAATGATATCGCTTAA
- a CDS encoding BrxA/BrxB family bacilliredoxin, with protein sequence MYPSDLVMPMKAELTDKGFEDLTTTAQVEEALKQSGTTLLVINSVCGCAAGAARPGVVYSLTGDKKPDHLTTVFAGFDTEAVSEARKHLAPFPPSSPCVALFKDGELVHMLERHHIEGNPAGAIAANLQAAYDEYC encoded by the coding sequence ATGTATCCATCAGATTTAGTAATGCCTATGAAGGCTGAACTTACAGATAAAGGTTTTGAAGACTTGACAACTACAGCTCAGGTTGAAGAAGCATTAAAGCAATCAGGAACTACTCTATTGGTCATCAACTCAGTATGCGGATGCGCTGCGGGAGCTGCAAGACCAGGGGTTGTTTACTCTTTAACAGGAGATAAAAAACCTGATCATTTAACAACAGTTTTCGCAGGTTTCGATACTGAAGCAGTTTCAGAAGCTAGAAAACATTTAGCTCCATTTCCTCCAAGCTCACCTTGTGTAGCTCTTTTTAAAGATGGTGAATTGGTTCACATGTTGGAAAGACATCACATTGAAGGAAATCCTGCAGGAGCAATCGCTGCAAACCTTCAGGCAGCTTACGATGAATATTGCTAG
- the ftsA gene encoding cell division protein FtsA yields the protein MENQEYSVGLDIGTTKIVAIVGRRNAHGKIEVLGVGKAKSLGVHKGIVNNISQTINSIKAAVSEAQSSAGVPIRKVTVGIAGKHIRSLQHSDYIMREHPDKFITDDDIEALKDQVKKLVMLPGEEIIHVLPQEYKVDSEGEIQEPVGMHGKRLEANFHVVVGQMGSIRNIARCVREAGLEMEALTLEPLASSEAVLTKEEKEAGVAIVDIGGGTTDIAIFKDNIIRHTCVIPYGGGIITEDIKEGCSIIEKHAEQLKVKFGSAVPELEKDSTFVTIPGLHGRPDKEISLKTLAQIINARVEEILEMVNTELKAYGAFEQKKKLIAGIVLTGGGSNLKHLRQLANYTTGFDSRIGFANEYIANDKNQYLKGPEFATSIGLLMESLKIRDKKQVIIEEEIVQEKQQPEVTTNTVETNPVAHQASVVQEQEEVREQQENKKAARLTFGQSLMEKVKKFFEEVE from the coding sequence ATGGAAAATCAAGAGTATTCAGTAGGTCTGGACATCGGGACAACAAAGATAGTCGCGATTGTCGGAAGGAGGAATGCACACGGGAAAATAGAAGTTCTCGGTGTAGGAAAGGCCAAAAGTCTTGGGGTTCATAAAGGTATTGTGAATAACATTTCACAAACCATTAATTCAATCAAGGCTGCTGTGTCTGAAGCACAATCCAGTGCGGGAGTTCCTATCCGCAAAGTCACGGTAGGTATTGCAGGAAAACATATCCGTTCTCTGCAGCACTCCGATTATATTATGCGTGAGCATCCGGACAAGTTTATTACAGACGACGACATCGAAGCACTGAAAGATCAGGTCAAGAAGCTGGTCATGCTACCCGGTGAAGAAATTATTCATGTACTTCCTCAAGAATATAAAGTGGATTCCGAAGGTGAAATACAAGAGCCTGTAGGTATGCACGGAAAACGTTTAGAAGCTAACTTCCATGTGGTCGTAGGACAAATGGGCAGCATCAGAAACATCGCAAGATGTGTAAGAGAAGCCGGATTGGAAATGGAAGCACTTACTCTGGAACCTTTGGCATCTTCTGAAGCAGTTCTTACAAAAGAAGAAAAAGAAGCTGGTGTTGCCATTGTAGACATTGGTGGAGGTACAACAGATATTGCTATTTTTAAAGATAACATCATCCGTCATACCTGTGTAATTCCTTACGGAGGTGGGATCATTACTGAAGATATCAAAGAAGGCTGCTCAATTATCGAGAAACATGCAGAACAACTGAAAGTAAAATTCGGATCCGCAGTTCCGGAATTGGAAAAAGACAGCACATTTGTAACGATTCCTGGACTTCATGGCAGACCTGATAAAGAGATCTCCCTTAAAACATTAGCACAGATCATCAACGCAAGAGTTGAAGAAATTCTGGAAATGGTGAATACCGAGCTAAAAGCATATGGGGCATTCGAGCAGAAGAAAAAACTGATCGCCGGAATTGTTCTTACAGGGGGTGGCTCTAACTTGAAACACCTTCGCCAGCTTGCCAATTATACAACTGGTTTTGACAGTAGAATTGGTTTTGCTAATGAATATATTGCCAATGATAAGAACCAATATCTAAAAGGTCCTGAATTTGCAACATCAATTGGATTGCTGATGGAAAGTTTAAAAATCAGGGACAAAAAGCAGGTAATCATAGAAGAAGAGATTGTTCAGGAAAAACAGCAGCCAGAAGTTACAACCAATACCGTTGAAACGAATCCGGTTGCCCATCAGGCATCTGTAGTTCAGGAGCAGGAAGAGGTAAGAGAACAGCAGGAAAATAAAAAAGCGGCCAGATTAACTTTCGGACAGTCGCTTATGGAAAAAGTAAAAAAATTCTTTGAAGAAGTAGAATAA